The genome window ACAAGCAGATCATGCTTGCTGACAGGTGTTGGATGAGCTAGATGGATCAGACCACTAATGGATGAGGCCAGGTAATGGTCAACCCATTTGGCCAGTTCAAGTGTGGTCACACCATTCCAGAATACGCGGGTATACCCGCCGACTTCACCTGTGCTGGACATAAACCATTGCATCAGACCAATGCCGCCCTGCCGAATTTCGGGTCCAATGATGGACGTACGAATCGTCAGATGACCTTCATCCTGGACTTCACCAAGTGCTTTGGTAATGGCATAAGCTGAAGTCCCATCCGTAACATCATCTTCCCGGTATGCTCCCCGATCTCCGCTGAACACACAGTCTGTGCTGATATGAATCAGACGTGCACCAATCGTATCCGCAACCCGCCGCAGACGATGCGGCAGAAACCCATTGATATGATAGGCCGTAATTTTGTCCTCATCTGCAAAGCTGTTCAACACACCTACTGCATTAATAATCACATCCGGGTGCACCGCTTCTACCAATCGATCAACCATGAAGCTGTCGTTCACATCCAGGAGCAGACCATTGGGGTCCGTTACATCACGAGTTGTGTAGAAGACGCTGTGTACACCTTGACGGCGGAAATAGTCGACAAGAATATGGCCGGCCATTCCGTTTCCACCAAGTATCAGCAGTTTCATGACAAGAATCCTCCGCGCTTGAGAATTTCACGAATCTCCTCTTTGGTCATCAGTTGGTGTTCAGAACTGAAGCTGTTAAAGGAGACCGGTGGACAATTGGTATAATGTTCACGCAGACCTGGTATGCCCAGGGTGGGAAGAATTACCAGATACTGCTCATCGTAGACAACGGTGGTCATGCTCTCGAATTCACTCATCAATATTTCATGAATTTTCTCACCTGGACGAATGCCCTGTTCCACAATGGCCACATTCTCCACACCGGAATCCTCAATTAACACTTCCGCGAGATCCACGATTTTGCAGGTTGGCATCGTCATGACAAAGATCTCTCCGCCGACACTTTCCACCGAGGCTTTGAACAACAGGGTAATTGCATCCTTTAGCGTGAGAAAGAACCGAGTCATGCTCATATCCGTGATGGAGACCTGGCCTTTCTGACGAATCTGATTCTTGAACAGATGTACCACACTGCCGTTCGTTCCCAGAACATTTCCGCCCCGTACCGTAACAAACTTGGTGTCACTGTGTAACAAATTGGCATATACAATTAATTTCTCGCCGATTGCTTTGGTCATGCCGTAGAAGTTGGACGGATTGGCAG of Paenibacillus sp. FSL R5-0517 contains these proteins:
- a CDS encoding polysaccharide biosynthesis protein encodes the protein MFENKRILVTGGTGSWGYELVAQLLPQQPKEIIVYSRNESSQVAMSREFEDPRLHFRIGDIRDKDALTAACQHVDYVFHLAALKHVPVCEDQPYEALKTNVIGTQNVIEAAIENKVEKVIYISTDKAANPSNFYGMTKAIGEKLIVYANLLHSDTKFVTVRGGNVLGTNGSVVHLFKNQIRQKGQVSITDMSMTRFFLTLKDAITLLFKASVESVGGEIFVMTMPTCKIVDLAEVLIEDSGVENVAIVEQGIRPGEKIHEILMSEFESMTTVVYDEQYLVILPTLGIPGLREHYTNCPPVSFNSFSSEHQLMTKEEIREILKRGGFLS
- a CDS encoding SDR family oxidoreductase: MKLLILGGNGMAGHILVDYFRRQGVHSVFYTTRDVTDPNGLLLDVNDSFMVDRLVEAVHPDVIINAVGVLNSFADEDKITAYHINGFLPHRLRRVADTIGARLIHISTDCVFSGDRGAYREDDVTDGTSAYAITKALGEVQDEGHLTIRTSIIGPEIRQGGIGLMQWFMSSTGEVGGYTRVFWNGVTTLELAKWVDHYLASSISGLIHLAHPTPVSKHDLLVLFKQTWNKQDVTIVRDDSVVQDRTLVSTREDVKTDLPDYSTMLKELALWMEQS